In a genomic window of Thermoproteus tenax Kra 1:
- a CDS encoding phospholipase D-like domain-containing protein codes for MYLGKGAASIILQALHGARERIVLSSPWIGKRYVELLVEKALSGVSVTVITMDLSDNDGRLLANAADTYGEEEVSKRSREVARLRAELRRARTAVVRDLALALFASSIFILLTKIYNSYFFIGSILFIIIGIIMIFIRRRAVSDVRARLEEAEAELERAVANTEVLREKLRRNLRAIVVPLNRGFIHAKVYIVDNKAWASSANLTDSGLYNNVEFVIEVDPKVAEDALRRLLAELIGQSDEDAGIIN; via the coding sequence GTGTATTTGGGAAAAGGAGCGGCGAGCATCATACTTCAGGCGCTACATGGGGCAAGGGAAAGAATAGTTCTATCGTCGCCTTGGATCGGCAAACGCTACGTTGAGCTATTAGTGGAAAAGGCGCTGTCAGGCGTGTCGGTGACCGTCATAACGATGGACTTATCTGACAACGACGGAAGACTCCTCGCCAACGCCGCCGATACTTACGGCGAAGAGGAGGTCTCTAAGAGGAGCAGAGAAGTGGCCCGACTGAGAGCTGAATTGAGGCGCGCAAGGACGGCTGTAGTCAGAGACCTTGCGCTCGCTCTTTTCGCTTCATCTATTTTTATTTTATTAACAAAGATATATAATTCATATTTTTTTATTGGCTCTATATTATTTATCATTATTGGAATTATTATGATATTTATAAGGCGGAGGGCCGTGTCGGACGTTAGGGCGAGACTGGAGGAGGCCGAGGCCGAGTTGGAGAGGGCCGTTGCAAACACCGAGGTGCTTCGTGAGAAGCTGAGGCGCAACTTAAGGGCGATCGTGGTGCCGCTTAATCGGGGGTTCATCCACGCCAAGGTCTACATAGTTGATAACAAGGCGTGGGCATCGTCAGCAAATCTGACCGACAGCGGGCTATATAACAACGTCGAGTTCGTGATAGAGGTTGATCCAAAGGTCGCTGAGGACGCCCTGAGGAGGCTGTTGGCCGAGCTAATCGGCCAGTCTGATGAAGATGCCGGGATAATCAACTGA
- a CDS encoding DUF2201 family putative metallopeptidase produces MDDQRVLNEFQKVKEYLMMRDPTYYFLVMSFPIGYSKDVPKNAYAMFTGNTILVGDRFFSQSLSTEHRAAILMHEVLHAYLGHLERAKDLMKMGKIEEAYSFNVAADVVINERLEASGFEVPWDMLRAGHVGVSRVAALKMSAEELASKLSQLSRRQLFRLYKQSSRLAEGDKEVSDYRLINQGSEEVRRAKDAGSVRRALERGIRRLQTYKDPGTSPGGQLRIVGQLERPTLDWRKLLKAELEEALANLRDVRKRWSRPSRKSEWYPSKIGLGSNPIDVYILIDTSASIDDEKLRRFMSEVYGVLRAGATKITLVPWDVRAYEPIELKREADVEKVRRGLRGGGGTIPDEALRYVLSKARRKSVVIVLSDFELAETGETKRLFRELASRHKTILVSAGKMSVDYPGIFIRLAD; encoded by the coding sequence ATGGACGACCAACGCGTTTTAAACGAGTTCCAGAAGGTCAAGGAGTACCTAATGATGAGGGACCCCACGTACTACTTCTTAGTCATGTCGTTTCCCATAGGCTATTCCAAGGATGTCCCGAAGAACGCCTATGCGATGTTCACCGGCAACACAATCTTGGTCGGCGATAGGTTCTTCTCACAGTCCCTGTCCACAGAACACAGAGCGGCCATCCTTATGCACGAGGTTCTCCACGCGTATCTTGGCCACTTGGAGAGGGCCAAGGATCTGATGAAGATGGGAAAGATCGAGGAAGCCTACTCCTTCAACGTAGCAGCGGACGTGGTCATAAACGAGAGGCTTGAGGCAAGCGGCTTCGAGGTGCCCTGGGATATGTTGAGGGCGGGCCACGTGGGCGTCTCAAGGGTTGCGGCACTGAAGATGTCCGCCGAAGAGCTAGCGTCCAAGCTCTCGCAACTGTCCAGGAGGCAACTATTTCGGCTGTACAAACAGTCATCGCGGCTAGCCGAAGGAGACAAGGAGGTCTCCGATTACCGTCTAATAAATCAAGGATCCGAGGAGGTGCGGAGGGCGAAGGACGCCGGCTCTGTGAGAAGGGCCTTGGAGCGCGGCATTAGAAGGCTTCAGACGTACAAGGATCCCGGCACCTCGCCCGGAGGCCAGTTGAGGATCGTGGGCCAGCTGGAGAGGCCCACCCTCGATTGGAGAAAGCTATTGAAGGCGGAGTTGGAGGAGGCGCTCGCCAACCTTCGGGATGTGAGAAAGCGGTGGTCAAGGCCCTCAAGGAAGAGCGAATGGTATCCCTCCAAGATCGGCTTGGGTTCAAATCCCATCGATGTATATATCTTGATAGACACCTCTGCGTCGATCGACGACGAGAAGCTCAGAAGGTTTATGTCCGAGGTATACGGAGTATTGAGGGCGGGCGCTACAAAGATCACGCTGGTTCCGTGGGACGTCAGAGCGTACGAGCCCATCGAGCTAAAGAGGGAGGCAGACGTGGAGAAAGTGAGGAGGGGGCTGAGAGGGGGAGGGGGGACGATACCAGACGAGGCGCTGCGGTACGTGCTCTCTAAAGCCAGGCGCAAGTCCGTCGTTATAGTCCTGAGCGACTTCGAGCTCGCAGAAACCGGTGAGACAAAGAGGCTGTTCAGAGAGTTGGCGTCAAGGCACAAGACCATCTTGGTCTCAGCTGGCAAGATGTCAGTTGATTATCCCGGCATCTTCATCAGACTGGCCGATTAG